One genomic segment of Hordeum vulgare subsp. vulgare chromosome 2H, MorexV3_pseudomolecules_assembly, whole genome shotgun sequence includes these proteins:
- the LOC123425882 gene encoding AAA-ATPase At3g50940-like — translation MDNLPLTTMAGAAASSLEGGGKVVDTYKKALGTAASVAAYAMLVRSMARELLPEELRAAVRWGAAFVRTRLGAGDKERHTIVIRRHLDAGYNENHLFEAARAYLATKIDPTAMRRLCLARTRYKEPDGSSSWSTLLCMDDGGSTTDAFDGVDFKWTSIETGGDEGKKGKGHRAPSVPRETLELSFDAEHAEAALERYVPFIMSTAEQLQRRDRALKIFMNEGRSWHGINHHHPATFDTLAMDPALKQAVTDDLDRFLKRKEYYRRIGKAWKRGYLLFGPPGTGKSSLVAAMANYLRFNLYDLDLSEVRLNSALQRLLIAMPNKSILVIEDIDCCFDAKSREDRTMPVPADDGTSSDDDVPEDKAHHPGPRQQQTITLSGLLNFIDGLWSTSGEERIIMFTTNYKDRLDPALLRPGRMDMHIYMGYCCWEAFKTLARNYHLVDDHALFPEIKELLAAVEVTPAEVSEMLLRSEDADVALRVLTEFLQDKRRKARKEATEIKIGVAEKAM, via the coding sequence ATGGATAACTTGCCACTGACCACCATGGCCGGGGCCGCGGCGTCATCGTTGGAAGGAGGCGGGAAGGTGGTGGACACGTACAAGAAGGCGCTGGGCACGGCGGCGTCGGTGGCCGCGTACGCCATGCTGGTGCGCAGCATGGCCAGGGAGCTCCTCCCCGAGGAGCTGCGCGCCGCGGTGCGCTGGGGTGCCGCGTTCGTGCGCACCCGCCTTGGCGCCGGCGACAAGGAGCGCCACACCATCGTCATCCGCCGCCACTTGGATGCCGGGTACAACGAGAACCACCTCTTCGAGGCGGCGCGCGCCTACCTGGCCACCAAGATCGATCCGACCGCCATGCGCCGGCTCTGCCTCGCGCGCACCCGGTACAAGGAGCCCGACGGGAGCAGCAGCTGGAGCACACTCCTGTGCATGGACGATGGGGGCTCCACCACCGACGCCTTCGACGGCGTCGACTTCAAGTGGACGTCCATCGAGACCGGCGGCGacgaaggcaagaagggaaagggacATCGGGCCCCATCAGTACCACGCGAGACCCTCGAGCTCAgctttgacgccgagcacgcggagGCGGCGCTCGAGCGGTACGTGCCGTTCATCATGTCCACGGCGGAGCAGCTGCAGCGGCGGGATCGCGCGCTCAAGATCTTCATGAACGAGGGTCGCTCATGGCACGGCATCAACCACCACCACCCAGCCACGTTCGACACGCTCGCCATGGATCCCGCACTCAAGCAGGCCGTCACCGACGACCTCGACCGTTTCCTGAAGCGGAAGGAGTACTACCGGCGGATCGGCAAGGCTTGGAAGCGCGGCTATCTGCTCTTCGGCCCACCTGGGACCGGCAAGTCTAGTCTTGTCGCCGCCATGGCCAACTACCTCCGGTTCAACCTCTACGACCTCGACCTCTCCGAGGTGCGCCTCAACTCGGCGCTTCAGAGGCTGCTTATCGCCATGCCCAACAAATCCATCCTCGTCATCGAGGACATCGACTGCTGCTTCGACGCCAAGTCGAGGGAGGACCGCACGATGCCTGTGCCGGCCGACGACGGCACTTCATCAGACGACGACGTCCCGGAGGACAAAGCCCACCACCCGGGACCGCGCCAACAGCAGACCATAACCCTGTCCGGGCTGCTCAACTTCATCGACGGGCTGTGGTCGACGAGCGGCGAGGAGCGCATCATCATGTTCACCACCAACTACAAGGACCGGCTTGACCCGGCACTGCTGCGGCCGGGGCGCATGGACATGCACATCTACATGGGCTACTGCTGCTGGGAGGCGTTCAAGACATTGGCCAGGAATTATCACCTCGTGGACGACCATGCTCTGTTCCCAGAGATAAAGGAACTGCTTGCAGCGGTGGAGGTGACGCCGGCCGAGGTGTCCGAGATGCTGCTGCGGAGCGAAGACGCCGACGTTGCGCTACGGGTGCTGACGGAGTTCCTCCAGGACAAGAGACGCAAGGCAAGAAAAGAAGCAACAGAAATCAAGATCGGCGTAGCAGAGAAGGCAATGTAG